A DNA window from Paenibacillus antri contains the following coding sequences:
- a CDS encoding 1,4-dihydroxy-2-naphthoate polyprenyltransferase: MTFRGFLKLVEIQTKVASMIPFAIGSLYAGLRFAEFRWASFALMFFSLLCIDMATTAINNYIDYKKAVKKTGYGYEKHNAMVKDRISEGAALTVIAVLFLAAVASGLLLVRETGTVVLLLGALSFAVGILYSFGPIAISRMPLGEIFSGLFMGFLIVFLAAFIHPQDPQLIEIAYAGGMADIRLNLLEASLVFAASIPAVCGVANIMLANNICDMEDDIENKRYTLPIYIGKANAVKLFQALYYVAYLDLIVLYFLDVPIWLLAAALATIVPVRRHAKRFAANPSKAETFRLAVSNFLIMNAARIGVLGVALILNRI, from the coding sequence ATGACGTTCCGAGGTTTTCTCAAGCTGGTAGAAATTCAAACGAAGGTGGCGAGCATGATCCCGTTCGCGATCGGTTCGTTGTACGCCGGGCTGCGGTTCGCCGAGTTTCGGTGGGCGTCGTTCGCGCTGATGTTCTTCTCGCTGCTGTGCATCGATATGGCGACGACGGCGATCAACAATTATATCGATTATAAGAAGGCCGTGAAGAAGACCGGGTACGGCTACGAAAAGCATAACGCGATGGTGAAGGATCGCATTAGCGAAGGCGCGGCGTTGACGGTCATCGCCGTGCTGTTTCTCGCTGCAGTCGCGTCCGGCCTGCTTCTCGTGCGGGAAACCGGGACGGTCGTGCTGCTGCTCGGGGCGCTGTCGTTCGCGGTGGGCATCCTGTATTCCTTCGGTCCGATCGCGATATCGCGGATGCCGCTCGGCGAAATTTTCTCCGGTTTGTTTATGGGGTTTCTTATCGTATTCCTAGCGGCGTTCATTCATCCGCAGGATCCGCAATTGATCGAGATCGCGTACGCGGGCGGCATGGCGGATATCCGACTGAACTTGCTGGAAGCGTCGCTCGTGTTCGCGGCTTCGATCCCGGCCGTGTGCGGCGTCGCGAACATTATGCTGGCCAACAATATATGCGACATGGAGGACGATATCGAAAACAAGCGGTACACGCTTCCGATCTATATCGGCAAGGCGAACGCGGTGAAGCTGTTCCAAGCGTTGTATTACGTCGCGTATTTGGATCTGATCGTATTGTATTTCCTCGATGTGCCGATCTGGCTGCTCGCGGCGGCGCTGGCGACGATCGTTCCGGTCCGCCGGCATGCGAAGCGGTTCGCGGCGAATCCGTCCAAGGCGGAGACGTTCCGGCTCGCGGTGTCCAACTTCTTGATCATGAACGCCGCCCGGATCGGGGTGCTCGGGGTCGCTTTGATTCTGAACCGAATATAA